The nucleotide window CAGTAATAGCATACAATAGAAAGGCAGATTGCAACTGGTTGTGCAATCTGAGATCACATCATGAATATTGATCACTTATTGGACAACCTTTGACCTTTTGCATtgcatttattttgtgcattcaaGTGTATGGTTACCAGCTATTGCATCAGCCTATTGACAGCCAGTTATATGCTAATGAATGAATAATTCAGTTATATGTTAATGAATTATTCAGTTTTTCTTAACAATGGTGGTTTCTTTGAAAATTGATTATTGTTGTGATTTATTTATAACTGTCACCTAACCACAGAAGTTGTTTGTCATAATTTTCTAATTCAGAAGGTAAGAATACTACATGAAAATCATTCGATTGTAAATCATTAATCAAATTGATCATTCAGCATATAGAACTTTTGAGTTGAAATTGCATCAGTTGGGAACAAGacatttaaataattatgtaaaaaaataataagggaAAAAAGCAATAATATTAAATGGATCATTACCAAACAGAGAATTACTCACAAGTTTATCGAGAAACCTGGTTAGGTCCGTAAATGTGTTGAAGAAATGTTCGACAGACGCATCGCTCTCAGCCGGGCTGATCTCACCGTTGCTATCGGCAACCGTAGCAATGGATGGGATCGTTTCCCTCGGCGGCTTGAGCATGCCATCTACTCCTCCCAAGGGCTCAAAAGGAAAGTCTTGAAATACCGGAAGGTCGTCAATTTCAAAGACTCCTTGCAGCTCTGGGAAGAGCATGAGGTCTGTGAATTCTTCCCCATTGACGGTGGAAGGCTTGTCCGACTCTGTCTCAATGGCGTCTGCTAGAACATCGCAGAAAGACAGGTCGGGATCACCTGTGAGTTTAAagtaaaaataatgaaagtgcATTGAACCTTAAGGAAATATGATACGTTATCTCGTCTGAATCCCTGAGCAGGTACGCAAAGCACGAGTAGCTGTAAAAACAACCGCGGGGGCCAAGCTAGCGTAAAGCCGAATATGGAGCCAAagctgtggtttcgaaaagggtcctAGACAAATGATATTAAAACTCACCATGGTTAAAAAGACTGCTCGAGATCGGAGCAGCCTGTTGAGCCAAGTCTGAAGCCGGAGGGTCTCGGAGAAGGTGGTTGCTCTGAGTTATCAAGCCATCTACTTTGCATGTTTGGCCTGGCTTTAGGCCGAGGCTGACTACTGCCTCGCTGCAAGCCATGTCGGCTGTTTCTACAAATTGAGTCTCCGGAAGATTCCATTCTGAACTGAACTTACTGATGATAGATTCGGGAGAATCCACGGTAAAGAGGGTCTATCCCTTTTTAGCAGACCACTGTGGGCGTTTGCGCAACCTAATTTAAGAAGAAATCAAGAAAGTAGTTGTTAAAATTGTAAGAATTAAagaaccttaaagccattatacactttcagtaaacagtattgtccaagtcccacacttcgtgtatcacaacatataacataacaatcctgtggaaatttacgCTCAATCGgatatcggagtcgggagaaaataacgggaaaacccactcctgttttcgccgtgtcatgacatgtgtttataacaaatccgtaattctcgctaacgagaatttatattgttttaccgtgttctcaaaaagtaaagcatttcatggactaatatttcaagagaagtctttcaccattaccttctgtaaaccctgtaaattatttgtgaacttttttttttgtctgtaccgaaagggtccaatgactttaaacaATGAACTACTACTTcgtactactagtactactactactactagtagCACCTAGAACTGGTACAAAATTACTCCTAGAATTATGAAGTTTGTTCCGTCGCGCTATCGTCTCAACTATGGCGGAACGAAACTCGTAATAGTTGTAGGACTAATGAATGAGTAGTACAAAGTCAAAAAACGtgcgatgcggcagaaaaacaacaacagtgagtaccgagcagaaaattgcatttttgacgatgttttttaatttcactcaacaaaaaggaaatacaagcattatgaatgtatattgagtatgtgcggaaagttttggtagtgtagtacaaaagaaacttcagttattgctggctaacggcggtcgtaaaactttcacctatcaacgctgatttgaaaaacgtacaGTCACAGGGGAGCCTTTTATAAGTTATTAATGTTTCGTTCATTACCTTGTCCTTTTTTTGTCCGAGTTGGACAGTCGCTTTACCGTCTTTTAAGGACGGTAGACGCGCTTTCTGCTTCGATGTTGAGTTGCTCTCCAGCCCCTTCTTTACGAGTTCCACCAGCAAAACTTTGAGATCGAATGACGAAAACTGGTTCGTTATTGCATTTTATTGCGACATCGCTCTTTACTCTGCTCTTAAAATAGACATTATGTCATGAATATGAGCCTATCAAAACGCCGCTATTTTTACCTTGGCACAATGATGTCATTAGCAGCCAATGGTGAACCCGGTGATTGTGCGGCTGGCCAACGTGTGGGCTCATGTCATGTTTGACCTTGCGTTGCGTTTGTCAGGGTTGTTGTTTACGATTGACGTTGGCCTAATTACTTTCATCCCAAGCATGGATGCTTCAATAAACATTCAGCACACTTATTTTTAACCTAATGATGTAGCCTTTTCCTTCCCATGACAACGTACCCCTGCAGAATCTGTTTTTGCTTATGCATGCAGTTAGTAATTAACAGGTACACAAGAAGTCTCAAAATACATGTGCACTCAGAAAGTTCGTGGTGCGCCACCTGGCCATCCAGTAAGTGGGGCGAGCATGCAGAAGGGAATTTGTTCTTCTGCTGtttagaattgccatcctccaAAAGAATCATATTTTTTTcgaggaatgttttttttttaatgtctattaatatttaaaaaatttccaTGTAAAAAGGCACTGCAGAAGAAAACAATTGCTGGGCAGAAGGGGTGGGGTTTTGGATTTGCTTGTAGTTTTATACTCTCAATAAAGATGGTTTGAACAGTATGTAAGTATTAGAGTAGTAAGTAGGAGTCTGGTTTGCGCAGATGGAGGGAGACAAATTGTGAGCATCCCCATAATGTTTGAGTCTGGTCTCCAGGCCGATCTTTGCCATATGTATAAAAATTTACAGCCGCAAAAGGGAAGGTGTTAGTGAATTTATCTCGTAATGTATTCCCCAAAAAACTTAGATATATGAGCATGGAGGTAAACATTTCTATATAAAGGAGTAGTGAAATAGTTCGATCAGACAGAGGGTCCATTGCTATGGTAACATCCACAGAGCATGAGGACATCCACCTGTCCACCTGTTTTTTAATTACTGTTTTTGTCTCTCTTGCAATTGTTTCTACCATGAGCCCCTAGCCCATTAATGATGTCCATCCAGTTCATATCCTTGATGATGATGTATCCCTAAAAAGTGTTATCCTATTCGAGCATGCAAGCTCCCAAGAGCTGTGTACTTTTCATGGAGCAATCCatggtatttttctttaaaaaaaaaagagttcagCAGGACGGCGCGAGATTGATTGATTACGTCCCGTGCGCATGCGATTTGACCTTTCATTTTAGCCGGCCATTTTGAACAGAGCAAACAACACCACAATCTTATCACAGACGACGCGGTTAAAATTGAAGTCATCAAATACAATCGTTTCATTTTCAAGAGATATGAGTCTTTCATTGAGGTGAGTTTGGTACTCGTGTGTTCTCATAGTAACACTGGCCATGGCCTTGATCGGTTGCATCCATTTGCAAACGTATTTTCTTTACGCTAGGCAAAATAATCGAGAGGTCGAGTTGGTTGTAACAAGACAAGAGTACTATCAGTAAGGTTGTAACATGTAAATGTACAATACAATGTAATGTAAACAACACTCACACATTTTATATATTAATGAACTCGACGGTTTTAGTTGGTTGTCTCTTCTCAGGCATACCACCAGACCATACTATTACTAGTACTACAGTTGGTACACAtacataataatatataaattaataatacgaattaattaattaatgacattattaattattttattatatttatattttataatgaAGGATTTGGGagtgaacaaaaataataatttgtaataattgtattattaaataaatattaatgtattgattgataaatttaaatttaatattaaatacaaataaagtGTATGCAGATACTTCCGCGGTACTTCCTCCATCGTCCATGGTGTATGTATGTAATTGTAAGTTGTTAAAATAATTTGCCGTAGGTAGTTGGTAGTGTCATAAGAAAGTAGTCTGGTGTACTGTAAGTGAGTATGTCTTTTCTCCATCCcccatagttgcgataacgtaaccctcctgccgacggtgtagctacgccgtcggcaggagggttacgttatcgcaactacatccCCCATGACAACCAGGAGTTGAGCTACTCCTACATGTCCTAGAACTATATGAGGTTCGCTCGGCTATCGTCTCCGGTTTAGTGCGTTACGGGAGATGATAGCCGAACGAACCTCAAGTTCTAGGTCCTAGGAGAAGGGTTGAgcatgcatgttttttttttttgtttttttttattatatataaatTAAAGTATTTAAATTCAAAATGTGTGTAAACTTAGTAAGTTTATGAATTAAGAACTAGGTACTCCTCCTAGTCTACTCCTAGCTAGATAGATATAATATAAATAGTTGAGAGTGTGAACTCTCAACCCTCCTGACCCTGCGGGAGGATGAAGGGTTTCTCTCCCGGCAGTCTAGAGGGTTATGATTATCTCAACTAGTGTAGTGCTCCTAGAACTATAGGTTCATGGAAACAATAGCCgaattagacccagtaactggggcgctgtactccttttttttcgaaattttgtcattatctGTCATGCTAGTATGACCGATAATGACAAAaattttagaagaaaaaaaaagcacagCACCAAAAGCACATATCCAAACGAACCTCCATACAGTTCTAGGCAGGAAAAGAACTAGTCTCTATAGGAGCCTATCATTATAGTTATTTGTGGTGTGTGCTGAGCCCCAAGTAGGAACCCTGAAGAACAGctgtaataaataaacaaaataaacaaaggtatttattgtatttgtacaaaaatgtataaCACTCTAACAGATGTAAAGTCTTATAAAGTTCATACTGTAACTTTGTAACCCTTAGTTAGCTGGCTTAGGCTGCGCAAGGTTGATACTAGTTAACGGTTGCAGTGTTTATTGACTGAAATTGTTGCTACTACAATTGTTTAGGTTTATACTAGATACATTAAAAAGTTTTGATGAAGTAGTTTGAACAAAACTATCAGAAATATATTGTACCTCAAATGAACTTGGATAAAACGACCCTAGCGTTGTTGTTCTGACAACTATGAAGTGTTTTTTTAGGAGGTCAATTGCTATGTAATGATAACCAGTAAGGTGTGGTGCTCTCTGAAATGATGCCAATTCTACAAGAGCATTACGTGTGAATTTCCGTCCTAAACAAATTTGTCTTCCAAttcattcattttgtttatgGACTGAAAGAATAAATAGAATGGATGCCAACACAGTAAACCATCGCAGAACCTCAACTATGTCAATGAAGTAAGTTCAGTGTGTACTTTTCAACAGCAAGTTTGCGGTTGCATTTGCTTCACAAGTtttgttgggtgaagacactgTTTGTGGCAGTCTTTGGTCAGCAGCTCATGGTGTGATAGTTACTGGAACATATTTTGGTGTATTGCTAGCCATAGAATTGCATTAAGTAGTGTGTGCAAGTTGAATGCAGAACCACCCACTCATGTAGGTATAAACATAGTTTGTAGTATTGGTTTCAAAATTGCATTAATTTTATTAGCTCAATATTTTATCTAGGTTGTATACAACGAGGTATTAGCCTTTTATTAATCTGACACCTATTATTATTGCCATGATCACTGTTAACAATTTTTCCGCGAAACACAAATTTGTAGGAAACCAGTTGCAGATGATAATGTAGAACAGTATTTTTGTTGGTTACCTCATTCCAGTAAGCATGAATAAGTGTAAAGTTTTGTGCTTGGCTATTCTTTGCGCTAAGCATTTATAAGAAGTTGGGCTAAGTACTTAATACTCTATCCTAGGTGCTTTAAGCTAGTGTACTCGAGCTAAGTTGTCGTGTGTTTTTCATATACATTTTGCAATTACTTACTTTAATTGGTCTTAGTCCAAACAAACATCCTGCTAATATTTTAACAAAGGAGAACAATATATGTAGTAGTAATTTTCATGAAAATCTAGCCTTGCTAAAACtgaccttttttcttcttcaagttcAAGTGTCATTGCAAACAAAGATAGAGTTACTTATTCTAAATGTAAAGTTGTCAATGTGCCTTGGTGCTGTGATTTATTAACAATTCTCTAAAACAAGATATTTTCACTTGAAGATTTGGGTTGTTTTTGACTGCAAGCAATTTGAATTGAGTATAACAAAATGCAGTGTTTTGTATGCcattgttgtactttttgtatgccTTATTTGCCAACTGTGGCTCAAAATGCCAAAAGATGAAATTATTGAGgttttcaccccccccccttagcaattgcaaaacaaaaccaaattcaTCAGAATACAAATTCCTATTGATTCATTGAATATTGATAATGCACAACAGTGCACTGCAAAAGCGTTAATTGTGGTCCCTGAAAATCATGTAGAAATATTATTCTAAGAATACTTTAAAGAAATGTTGAAAAGTATGTTAACATTAGAATTACAAAAAAGATTTGTAGAATTATGTACAGCCAGTGCAGAATAGAATGgtagttgtttattttattcagtGGAAACCGTTCAAGTAAGGTGCATTCGGGCCAAAGCAACGAAAGAGCAACGGTTGGCTCTAGGATTACAACATTGTTTACTTGTGACCTAGTTTATGGTCATTCAGATAGTGTAGTTGGCATCATCGGCAGGTGGTGCGGTCAAAGTCTGCTATAATTCATAAtcaatcaattttttaaagtcAAGGAAAGTGTAGTTTTAGAGCGTACTCAGAAAGTATAGGCATATATTTAATAATTTCGCTTGTGTTCAATTTGAAGTCCGACTAGGGACAATAATATACCTGTTTTATCCAGAATGTGCAGACATTTTAGGAAATCATGTTTTGATTTCATGAATCTAAGTTATTTACAGAGTCTGATTCAAACATGTGATGGATAAATTatgcaaaaaagaaaaccaaaacggAAGATATAAGCATTCCTCCCCTTGAGTGTGAGCTTCTCCAATTTCAGTAAAAGTTTcaccaaaataaaatttgttcatGTTCACTTGAACTCCCGTTTTTAAAATATGAAGCTTCATGTGAAATACCAATATTGACATTTAAGAACCAAATTGCAACTCATTTGTAAATTTCTCCACTGTTTTATTTACAGAACTGATTTTGGTATGGATAAAGGAAGACGAAAGAAGCGCCGGGAGCTGACggaagaacaaaaacaagaaatcaaaGAAGCTTTTGATTTATTTGATACCGACAAGGATCGAGCGATTGATTATCATGAACTCAAGGTATAAACTGGATATTTGGTGTCTACCATAGGGATTGAATTCAGGGTAAAGTACCACAAGACTGTAGGGCTTGTAGCTAAAAaatctttactggaccagaacTTATTTTACAAGTCCAGAATCTAAACGAACCACGATGAAAGTTAGTAAGTTGTGTATCCTTTTTACAGGTGGCAATGAGGGCACTAGGTTTTGATGTCAAGAAAGCCGATGTTCTGAAAGTATTACGAGACTACGACAAAGACAACAGCGGAAAAATATTCTTTGATGACTTTAATGAAGTCAGTAAGTATCAACCAAAACATaattttatacaattttaaaactttcaTAAAGTCACGACCAAGTACTGTCAACCAGCACTGCTatataaagaggttctgcttataaaatGTACATAAGAAGTCCTGAATCACATTTCTGCTTCGAGTTTCATGTTAAAAAGAGTTGGACAGTCCCAGCAATATTGTTTGGCTCAATTTTGAGTTATGACAGACCCTATGTTTTATGAGGCaatggaaaacaaattgttttgattttggaatGTAGGTTCATGTAGAATGAGTTTCATTGCGTGAATTGTTTaagaaatcatttcaaaaagtggcaGTGAGCAATTTTTATTtccggtgttttttttttaacacccaGGCTCAGGAAAGTGTGCATAACAAGACTAATGTAACAGCCCTTCCATAGAGCAGTCTGCACAGTCAGTACACTGTCAACTCTCCTACTCTCTGACCACAGaacaatttcatctttgagaccattttcattttgcatagGGCAcctccatttgaaaatcttggGAAACTTAAaaaggggcaccaatgccaagaTCAAGTCAACAGATGCCTTGGCCTCCGTTGCTCCAGTACTCTGTGTAATGCAATACACATGTTTTCTTATTCCCCTTGTCTAACAGTGACAGACTGGATGTTAGACAGAGACCCACATGAGGAAATCATCAAAGCCTTCCGCTTATTTGACGACGATGACTCGGGTAAAATCAGCCTTCGTAACCTCAGGCGTGTAGCGAGAGAGCTTGGGGAAAACATGACAGAGGAAGAGCTACGAGCGATGATTGATGAGTTTGATAAGGACGGGGATGGGGAGAGTAAGTATTTTTAAGGTCAAATGAGACTCCCTGGAGTGTCATGTTTAAATTGTTGCTTGAAAAGAATCCATTGTGCTGACAAAAACAATCAGAAATCGTAAGCAGTTTTTGCTTAGTGATGGGCACCTCTACCGGAAAAACCTGAACCAAATCTTTAGGCTCAGGCAGTTTTTGCTTAGTGATGGCACCTCTAGAAGAAAAACCTGAACCAACTGGAACATTTGAAGGGAGCACCTAGCCTATTTGAAGGGAGCTCCAAGGCAATGACCCGGGCATGGAACTTGCCTCCAAGTATCACACACCTGTGCTTGATATGTGTACATATTGTATCAAGTTGGCTTTTTAAACCTTGGCTTAGGTTCTGTGCTCAGTTTGATGTTCCAATCCAAACTTGATGATAGAGCCAAAGCTTAAGTTCTTGGGAAATGGAGCAGATTAAAGTTAAAACCAGAACCCAATGTTTTCTCAATGTTTctctgttgttttttattcccAACAGTCAACGAGGACGAGTTTGTAGCCATTATGACCGGTGACACATGAGGATGGTGTTCCTTCATCTTGTACATAGAAATCGGACCAACACAACAAGTTCAgcgttttttttatacaatttgtACAAAAGGGTGGGTAGACTTCAACCAAAACCATGGCATTTGCGTGTAAACACAACCAACATTCAGATCTATGTACAGGGCAAACTCTACACGAATaaacattgagggcgctgtggCTTGTGTTATTTTCCCCACTGACCTTTTGGGGAAGAGAATTACAAACGTAGTGTGCGGTGTGTATAGATCTCTGAACtttggttgtgtgtgtgtgtgcgtgcaaACACCATGGTCTTTGAACCAAGACTAATGGGTCGCGTCTATGGGAGGGGGAGTTTTTAATTAGTTCCTACACAAGAGCTATCACTCAGGGTCTGTACTCAAAGATAGAATAACGAAATCTACTCTATCATAATGTTGCCATTATAGAGGTAAAATGATGATGAATTTGCATGGCACACAGGATGGGCCATTGAGGAATGTTCTTTGAcgcgccctactcaaatgaaATGTGCTTAAGGTCTATTGGAAAACAAGATGAAATCAGCAAATGTCTACTTTATTCGATGCCCAAGGCTGAATATGGCTTTGCCAacttttgtggaaaaaaaagtcACAGTACCATTCCATCAATGTATCAtatttgtctttaaattgaACTTTAGAAAAGACTCTGAATCTGACCACCACTTGTTAACTCATCAAGACTGAATACATAATCTTATTAAGTTTACATACAATTCATCATTCTACTGTATCGGTACCACATTTTGGTAAATCGAGTGTATAAGTGGTGATCACATTTGTAAGTTTTTGCTCACATACATGTACGAGTAGTAATCATGCGTGCTAATTTATTTCTTTGGTGTTTGATATAATTTCATGCAAGTAAAATGTAGACTCTGAATGGTTTGTTAGACCTTGCCCAATTGAGGGCTAGTTATGCGTTCAAGTATgggacatccttagcaacactcATGGCCATAGCCACCAGTTCAGAATAGGCTTAAAGAGTAGTTTGCTGAATGGAGGGTAATGCAGCCATtttgtacaaatcaagaaagTTAGTCTAGTTGCtttttgttgaaattataaTCAATTTTCATGGTTGCTGTTGTATGATAGGGAAGCAGTATGATAGATCTGCAAGTTGAAATAAAATATCTGTAAATACTTTAATTGGAATGAGACTTTTGTGTCTTTTTGTCGAGTGTTGATGGGAATAAAAGACCCTTGTTAATGATGTCACACGCTCGAACAGCACCCTCAATGATGTCAAAGGAAGACCTCGTTAACATAATATTTGGTCCAAGGAAAAAACTAGGAAGATTTTATCCACTACGAGGGCCGACCTacaaatctacatgtacatacttttCAGCTGAAGGATCACTAAATAATTGCATGTGGTTAGTGACATGGAATTAACAACAAAATCAAGATCAAATAGTTGCAGAAGACATTCATTTTCAATTCTAAATACATTAATGTTTTATTACCAAGTTGCTCATTTGTTGCAATTCTTTTAAGCAATGACTATCATACAGCTGTCATAAAAATACACGGTTAGTTTTGAAGTTTTCAACAGGAAATAAATCTAAATTTGTGTTGACCTACAGTCTACTGTATATTCAAATGTAGGATACAAGTTATGAGCAATTTCTTGCTGTTTGTCCAAGAGTGAGCTTCGGCGGACAGCAAAGTAAACCAAATTAGCATAATGCATTGAAGAATATagaaaaagaaagcaaaatatCAAAGTACACTAcatatttaaataaaatgaataatttgtttgatCAGCTCAGTATTTTCGATCTTGTATGCTGAACACATTTTGTGAATTACTAACAAAAAttgattaacaaaaaaaaaaaagactggaATTATCTACATAAAAAGCCCAACCTACAAGGAagtgttacaaaaaaaacattacaatggattaagttatcacacaagcgcgagtggaatacggaaaaataaagcacttctgcgtcccatTAATATGTGACGCAGACACGCTATATTTTCAGTATTTCCACAAGCGCACGTGTGATAGtgaatttatcttcaagtaaacttggcgcgtgacatacaacacacaagacgcaggtagttatattagccgtgcaataaaggtttttatcaccactccattctgcgaatctgattggtggattagcgcatACTTGAAGATACTACTTGTTATCACTCTTGCTCCAATTTCCCTTTAAAATTTTCTCCCTTttgaaaattgttgtcatttcaAAAAGATAATTTCAACATCATTTTCTGATCCAGCAAAAATTGACGTCAACTCCTTGCATTAAAATAGTACATCAGTCTGTTCAGCGATTA belongs to Asterias amurensis chromosome 5, ASM3211899v1 and includes:
- the LOC139936891 gene encoding uncharacterized protein — encoded protein: MACSEAVVSLGLKPGQTCKVDGLITQSNHLLRDPPASDLAQQAAPISSSLFNHGDPDLSFCDVLADAIETESDKPSTVNGEEFTDLMLFPELQGVFEIDDLPVFQDFPFEPLGGVDGMLKPPRETIPSIATVADSNGEISPAESDASVEHFFNTFTDLTRFLDKLEEAGPSDFNDVATFIAESNKPFGNDAEPSGTATMTTLPTSVGSETASNDEIRVDPTGPTKMESEAPPTKRARTSHSKSSKASAEQKYRHRRDKNNVASQRSRASRKMREKSMAVKAKELEADNERLRKRIDELSVIAEEARKCLVESLSQK
- the LOC139936893 gene encoding centrin-3 isoform X1 — encoded protein: MDANTVNHRRTSTMSMKTDFGMDKGRRKKRRELTEEQKQEIKEAFDLFDTDKDRAIDYHELKVAMRALGFDVKKADVLKVLRDYDKDNSGKIFFDDFNEVMTDWMLDRDPHEEIIKAFRLFDDDDSGKISLRNLRRVARELGENMTEEELRAMIDEFDKDGDGEINEDEFVAIMTGDT
- the LOC139936893 gene encoding centrin-3 isoform X2 encodes the protein MQNHPLITDFGMDKGRRKKRRELTEEQKQEIKEAFDLFDTDKDRAIDYHELKVAMRALGFDVKKADVLKVLRDYDKDNSGKIFFDDFNEVMTDWMLDRDPHEEIIKAFRLFDDDDSGKISLRNLRRVARELGENMTEEELRAMIDEFDKDGDGEINEDEFVAIMTGDT
- the LOC139936893 gene encoding centrin-3 isoform X3, producing MSLSLRTDFGMDKGRRKKRRELTEEQKQEIKEAFDLFDTDKDRAIDYHELKVAMRALGFDVKKADVLKVLRDYDKDNSGKIFFDDFNEVMTDWMLDRDPHEEIIKAFRLFDDDDSGKISLRNLRRVARELGENMTEEELRAMIDEFDKDGDGEINEDEFVAIMTGDT